The region TGGCTTTGTGGCGGAATTGATGGTGTTTGTAGGTTTTGCCACCAGCGATGCCTATAACTTGGTTTTTCGCACCATTGTGGTTGTGCTCATGGGAGTTGGGGTAATTTTGACCCCAATTTATCTGCTCTCCATGCTCCGGGAAATGCTCTATGGCCCTGAAAACGAGGAACTGGTCAACCATACCAATCTAGTGGATGTGGAACCGAGGGAAGTGTTTATCATTGGCTGTCTGCTCGTTCCCATCATTGGCATTGGTTTCTATCCCAAGCTCATTACCCAAATTTACGATCCCACCATTAATCAATTGGTGCAAACCGCCCGGCGATCGGTGCCGAGCTTGGTGCAGCAGGCCAGCATTTCTCCCTTGGAAGTCAACGCTTTACGGGCCCCCACCATCGGTTTTTAAATCATATTGTAGAGAGCAAACGTTTGAATCACAACGTGGGGGAGATCTGTTTATTCTCCCCCAAATTTTTCTCACTCCCTGTTCAAAGAATTAGGTTGTTGGACGTTTTCACCTTGTGGCTATGGGGGATTTTTTTAATATGTTTCCAGGGCCCACGTGGAAAATCACCATTACTCCTGATGCTCCGCCACTTTTTTCAGCAAGTTTGTGTTACGCTTGGCTAGAAAAATCGGTTAACGTTTCAAGACCTTTTCTAGTACTTCTAATACCCCCCAGGACAAACATAAATCCATGAAAAATATCCCTGCAATGGTTGGTGGCAGCTTGATTGTTAGTTGCTTTGTACTGTTTGGTGGAGCTATGCCCACTATGGCCCAGGAAGTTGAATGTGAAGCCTATGAAGAAGATGGCGTCGGGGTTGCGGTTTGCGTTGATGACGAGGGGAATACCGCCGTTAGCGCCGTTGATGACGAAGGTAACCAGGTGACCATTGTGGAAGATGAGGAAGGCGACGAATATATGGAAATTATTGAGGTTGAAGAGTAGATTGGCCTCCGCCTATTTTGTTAACGGCAATGGGTAGGAAGACCCGCTGATTGCGGCAGGGTAGTTCACACTTGCCATTGGCCAAAGGGGCAGGACAATTGCCGTAGGGATAGTAGATGAAAACGCTGGTTATTTTTGGCGGATTCCCTGGCAGTGCTGGTGTTATAACCCCAATCCGCCAGGAATAAATTGCTTTGTCCCAAGACAGGTTGGTCAGCAACGGTTTGTAGAGTGGTTAACATATCCTCCACAAACCAGAGTTGGTCACTGGAATAATTGTGTTTGACCAGTAGTTGTTGCAGAGTCTTATATTTGGGCTGTTTAATTTCCTTGCCGATAATTTGACCAAGGGGAAAATTCACCTTTTGGTTTTGGAGTAACTGTTGCACAAAGCGGCCTTCCTTGGTGGTGACAATATAAAGCCATTGGGGGTAAGGGGATTGGAGCCAATGGTTTAATTGCCCAATTACCCCCGGATAAAAACGATGCAGCTCCAACCAATAAGCCAAATCATTGTTAATGTAATTGTCCCGCACCTGGTCTAGGGCTAGAGCTAGTTGGGATTTGCCAATTTTTTCTTGATCTTGTAGCGTCTGAGCAACGGTGGGCCATGCTTTCTCAATAGTTCCGGGGTCTACGCTCGTAGCCAAAGCTTGCAGTAATAGGGGCATTTCCCACCCTGTTTCGATCACCGGTCTGAGACGATAAAAGTTATCCCTTTGGAGATCGAGCTTTTCTGGCGGTAGATTTGGCCAGATTTGTCGACAAACCTGACGACTAGTTTGAAAATATTCCTGCAAACCGTCACAGATGACACCGTCAAAATCTAGGACTAGCAAATGGGGAAATTTTTCCATAGATTTATAAGGGGAGTATCTAACGGATTCACTACTGCATTATTGACGATGTTTTGCCAGTCTTAGGATTAATGCCAACATTTTCTCGGTGCTCTCCTCAGCCCCCCCTAGCCTAGCCTCAGGAATGCCTACGGAATTGCTAAATAGGGCCATTCAATCAAGTTCTCCTACACAAAAGTTAACAAAGCCCCTGTAGCGTTCCGAAACGTTCTACCCTAGATGCTGATTCACTTTTTTATGATGAACCTTTAAATAAGCCTTGGCCGGGCGGCTTTTTCCCTCGTTTTAAGGCGATCGCAATTTTGTTAATGGGAGATAATGAAATCCAATGAGTGTTAAGGCAAGTGGTGGCAGCTCACTAGCGCGACCCCAACTCTACCAAACCGTTCCCGTCTCCGCTATCAGTCAAGCAGAGCAACAGGATCGCTTCCTAGAAGGGTCAGAACTAAACGAGTTAACAGCGTATTTTCAATCCGGTTCCCTGCGCCTAGAGATTGCAGAGACCCTAACCCAAAATGCCGACTTGATCGTCTCTAGGGCCGCCAATCGAATTTTCACCGGCGGTTCCCCCCTCTCCTACCTGGAAAAGCCCGTTGAGCGGCAACCTGCGTTGGTGGGTGCCTCCAGTGATAGTCGCAACGGCAGTGTTACCTACGCCGAAAGCAACGGGGGCGGTGGTCTCTTTGGGGGACTCCGTTCCGTTTTTAGCAGTACTGGCCCCATTCCCCCTGGTTTCCGTCCCATTAACATTGCCCGGTACGGTCCCAGCAATATGCAAAAATCCCTCCGGGACATGTCCTGGTTTTTGCGCTACACAACCTATGCCATTGTTGCCGGGGACCCCAACATTATTGTGGTCAATACCCGGGGACTGAAGGAAGTTATTGAGAATGCCTGTTCCATTGATGCCACCATTGTGGCTATCCAGGAAATGCGGGCCGCTTCCGCCGACTATTTCCGGGGCAATGCCCAAGCCAAAGAGATTGTCCTGCAATACTTCGACATTCTCTTGAGTGAGTTCAAAGCCCCCACCCCGTCCAACAAAGTACGCCAAGGGCCCTCCAACGATATCCAAGGTTTGGAACTCCCCCAGAGTTATTTCAATGCGGCGGCTAAGCGGCAAAAATATGCCATGAAGCCCGGTTTGTCTGCGTTGGAAAAAAATGCGGTCATTAGAGCTGCCTACCGCCAAATTTTCGAGCGGGATATTACCAAAGCCTACAGCCAATCTATTTCCTATCTGGAGTCTCAGGTACGCAATGGCGATATTTCCATGAAGGAATTTGTCCGTCGCTTGGCCAAATCTCCCCTCTATCGCAAGCAATTCTTCGAACCCTTCATCAACAGCCGGGCTTTGGAATTGGCCTTCCGCCATATCCTCGGCCGGGGTCCCAGTTCTAGGGAAGAAGTGCAGAACTATTTTGCCGTCGTTTCCAG is a window of Synechocystis sp. PCC 7338 DNA encoding:
- a CDS encoding HAD family hydrolase, whose protein sequence is MEKFPHLLVLDFDGVICDGLQEYFQTSRQVCRQIWPNLPPEKLDLQRDNFYRLRPVIETGWEMPLLLQALATSVDPGTIEKAWPTVAQTLQDQEKIGKSQLALALDQVRDNYINNDLAYWLELHRFYPGVIGQLNHWLQSPYPQWLYIVTTKEGRFVQQLLQNQKVNFPLGQIIGKEIKQPKYKTLQQLLVKHNYSSDQLWFVEDMLTTLQTVADQPVLGQSNLFLADWGYNTSTARESAKNNQRFHLLSLRQLSCPFGQWQV